The Cervus elaphus chromosome 12, mCerEla1.1, whole genome shotgun sequence genome includes a region encoding these proteins:
- the RDH12 gene encoding retinol dehydrogenase 12, translated as MLVVLGLLTSFLSFLYVTAPSIRKFFAGGVCRTNVQLSGKVVVITGANTGIGKETARELSRRGARVYIACRDVLKGESAASEIRADTKNSQVLVRKLDLSDTKSIRAFAEGFLAEEKQLHILINNAGVMLCPYSKTADGFETHLGVNHLGHFLLTRLLLERLKESAPARVVTLSSVVHHAGKIRFHDLQGEKYYNRGFAYCHSKLANVLFTRELAKRLKGTGVTTYAVHPGIVRSELVRHSFLLCLLWRLFSPFLKTTWEGAQTSLHCALAEGLEPLSGKYFSDCKKTWVSPRARNNKTAERLWNVSCELLGIQWE; from the exons ATGCTGGTTGTCTTGGGACTGCtcacctccttcctttctttcctgtaTGTGACAGCTCCATCCATCAG GAAGTTCTTTGCTGGCGGGGTTTGTAGAACAAATGTGCAGCTTTCTGGGAAGGTGGTGGTGATCACTGGCGCCAACACAGGCATTGGCAAGGAGACGGCCAGAGAGCTTTCTCGTAGAG GAGCCCGAGTATACATTGCCTGTCGAGATGTACTGAAGGGGGAGTCTGCTGCCAGTGAAATCCGAGCTGATACAAAGAACTCCCAGGTGCTGGTACGGAAACTGGACCTATCTGATACCAAGTCCATCCGAGCCTTTGCTGAGGGCTTCCTGGCAG AGGAAAAGCAGCTTCATATTCTGATCAACAATGCAGGAGTGATGCTGTGCCCGTATTCCAAGACAGCTGATGGTTTTGAAACCCACTTGGGAGTCAACCACCTGG GTCACTTCCTTCTCACCCGCTTGCTCCTGGAGCGGCTGAAGGAGTCTGCTCCTGCACGGGTGGTGACCCTCTCGTCAGTGGTCCATCACGCCGGCAAGATTCGCTTCCATGATCTCCAGGGTGAGAAGTACTACAACCGGGGTTTCGCTTATTGCCACAGCAAGCTGGCCAATGTGCTCTTCACTCGCGAGTTGGCCAAGAGGCTCAAAG GCACGGGGGTCACCACCTACGCGGTGCACCCAGGCATCGTCCGCTCCGAGCTGGTCCGACACTCCTTCCTGCTGTGCCTGCTTTGGCGGCTCTTCTCCCCCTTCCTCAAGACGACGTGGGAGGGGGCCCAGACCAGCCTGCACTGTGCACTGGCTGAGGGCCTGGAGCCTCTGAGCGGCAAGTACTTCAG TGACTGCAAGAAGACCTGGGTGTCGCCCAGGGCCCGGAATAACAAAACGGCTGAGCGCCTGTGGAATGTCAGTTGTGAGCTTCTGGGAATCCAGTGGGAGTAG